The DNA sequence TGCCGTCATCGCACCCGCTTTAGGCGAACTCCACGATCCGGTGAGATAAACCACCGACAGCAGGCCAACAACGGCCTGGCTTAGCGACCAGGGCGGCGACAGCAGCCGGTAGCCAATGTAATTAAACAGGGTGACGAAAGCGCCCATTAGTAAAAAGCCTTCGGCAAACAGCAGCGGCAAACCGCTGTCACGCCAGTGCAGGCGAAAGTTGATCATCAAACTGCGAGGCTTCAGGGAGGCCGGGCGAAAATGGCGCGAAGGCGGTAAAATTTTCCAAAACATCAGCGCGGAAGCCAGCGCAAAACAGCCGATCGCCGCTATCGCCACGCGCCAGTTGGTAATATCGGTGATGACTCCGCTTAACAACCTGCCGCTCATGCCGCCAATGGAATTACCGCTGATATACAGCCCCATTGAAAAAGCGATCACGCTGGGATGAATTTCTTCGCTCAGATAGGTCATCCCCACGGCCGCCACGCCGCTGAGCGACAGCCCAATCAGCGCCCGCATAATTAAAATGCCATGCCAGCTGGTCATGGTAGCTGAAAGCAGGGTACAAACTGCGGCCAGCAACAGCGCGGTCACCATTACCGGCTTGCGTCCAATGGCATCCGAAAGCGGCCCGGTAATCAGCAAGCCCAGCGCCAGCAGACCGGTAGAAATAGAGAGCGACAGGCTGCTGGTAGCCGGAGAAACGCCAAACTCCTGGGTTAAAACCGGCAAAATGGGCTGCACGCAATACAACAAGACAAAGGTGGCCAGTCCGGCGGAAAAAAGCGCCAGGGTGACACGCATAAATTCTGGCGTGCCACGTTTAATAAACAGCGGGGGCGTGGCGCTGTTTGTAGCGCGAGGGCGAGTAGAACGTTGAATGGCGGAGCGTCGTTCAGCACCGTTGTCGGCCACGATGCTGCGAGATGAGTGGTTCACTGCGATCCCTTAAAAAGAAGAAAAATTATACTGTTAACTGTAAGCCCGGCTTAATATGATGTCTAATCTATTAATAATCTTGAATGATACGTTTAAAATATGAATATTGAGCTTCGTCATCTGCGCTACTTCATTGCCGTGGCGGAAGAGCTGCATTTTGGTCGTGCTGCCCAGCGCCTGAATATCTCGCAGCCGCCGCTCAGCCAGCAAATTCAGCAGCTGGAACAGCAAGTTGGTGCCAGGCTGTTGGCCCGTACTAACCGCAGCGTGCAGCTCACCGCGGCGGGCGAGCAGTTTCTTAGCGATGCCCGCCAGATTATGCAAAACGTGACCAACGCGGCGGATAAAGCCGCGCGGCTCCATCGCGGTGAGGAAGGTGAACTGCGGATTGGTTTCACCTCTTCCGCGCCGTTTATCACCTCCGTTTCTGATGCGCTGTATACCTTTCGCCAGCGCTACCCCGGCGTGCATATTCAAATGCAGGAAATCAATACCCGACAGCAGCTGGCGCCGCTCAATGACGGCAGGCTGGATCTGGGCGTGATGCGCAACACGCCGTTGCCAGAGACGCTATCGCACCAGCTGATGCTGCGCGAGCCCCTTTGCGCGGTGGTTCATCGGGCGCACAGGCTGGCGAATCGGGCCACGCTTTCCATAACCGAGCTGGTGGGCGAACCGTTCGTCTTTTTCGATCCTCAGGTGGGAACCGCTTTATATGCCGAAACCTTAACGCTACTGGAGCGTTACAGCGTTTCGCCTAACATTGCTCAGGAAGTCGGCGAAGCGATGACTATTCTCGGGCTGGTCGCGACCGGACTGGGCGTTTCAATTCTTCCTGCTTCGTTTCGGCGGGTGCGCCTGGAAGATGTCAGCTGGATTACGCTGAGCGAGCCAGACGCGTTATCCGAGGTCTGGCTGGTCTGGTCAAAACGGCGTGAAATGAGCGCGGCAACCCGGCAAATGATCCGGCTGCTGTTAAATAATCAGCAGAATGAATTTTCAAGCCGCATAACCTGAATATGTGCTCTGAATCACAGTATAAATCAAACCGTTGACGTGCTGCCGGAACTGTTTCACCATGGGCCAGTGATTTATTTTGAGGCG is a window from the Pantoea sp. CCBC3-3-1 genome containing:
- a CDS encoding LysR family transcriptional regulator, with the translated sequence MNIELRHLRYFIAVAEELHFGRAAQRLNISQPPLSQQIQQLEQQVGARLLARTNRSVQLTAAGEQFLSDARQIMQNVTNAADKAARLHRGEEGELRIGFTSSAPFITSVSDALYTFRQRYPGVHIQMQEINTRQQLAPLNDGRLDLGVMRNTPLPETLSHQLMLREPLCAVVHRAHRLANRATLSITELVGEPFVFFDPQVGTALYAETLTLLERYSVSPNIAQEVGEAMTILGLVATGLGVSILPASFRRVRLEDVSWITLSEPDALSEVWLVWSKRREMSAATRQMIRLLLNNQQNEFSSRIT
- a CDS encoding MFS transporter, with amino-acid sequence MQRSTRPRATNSATPPLFIKRGTPEFMRVTLALFSAGLATFVLLYCVQPILPVLTQEFGVSPATSSLSLSISTGLLALGLLITGPLSDAIGRKPVMVTALLLAAVCTLLSATMTSWHGILIMRALIGLSLSGVAAVGMTYLSEEIHPSVIAFSMGLYISGNSIGGMSGRLLSGVITDITNWRVAIAAIGCFALASALMFWKILPPSRHFRPASLKPRSLMINFRLHWRDSGLPLLFAEGFLLMGAFVTLFNYIGYRLLSPPWSLSQAVVGLLSVVYLTGSWSSPKAGAMTAKYGRASVLLFSTGIMLAGVLITLVNSLWFIFPGMMLFTAGFFAAHSVASGWIGPRARRAKGQASSLYLFSYYLGSSLAGTLGGVFWHKFGWQGIAVFIALLLVVALLVGLRLRSRQL